In Candidatus Hydrogenedens sp., the following are encoded in one genomic region:
- a CDS encoding Gfo/Idh/MocA family oxidoreductase codes for MQSLGFHLFFVACLIVLSMSFCGQAQDTSQAPPLQETDKELNIGLVGLDTSHVITFAQIYNDMNNPKRVPGARIILGYPGGSPDLEASSSRVAGFTERLKKEFGVEIVNSIEELCSRVDAVMLTSVDGRVHLEQVKPIFEAKKRVFIDKPLAGSLTDAIKIAKLAKEHNVPWFTSSSYRFYKGLTQMLKQDIGPIHTAISYGPCHLEPHHPDLFWYGIHPTEALYTVLGRGCETVTRVSTADTDVVTGVWKDGRVGVLVGLRKGDLPHQVIAFGEKGTARQEEDSDFSPLAEEIVKFFRTGVPPVDPEESIEMFLFMESADESKRQGGKPIRLEEVLANAEKQIAEGK; via the coding sequence ATGCAAAGTTTAGGTTTTCACTTGTTTTTCGTGGCTTGTTTGATTGTATTATCAATGTCATTCTGTGGACAGGCACAAGATACTTCACAGGCTCCACCGTTACAAGAGACTGACAAAGAACTTAACATTGGTTTGGTTGGGTTAGATACCTCACATGTTATCACCTTTGCACAGATATATAATGATATGAACAATCCTAAACGTGTTCCTGGTGCACGAATTATTCTTGGGTATCCTGGAGGTAGTCCAGACCTTGAAGCCAGTTCTTCACGTGTTGCTGGTTTTACGGAGCGATTAAAGAAAGAGTTTGGTGTTGAGATTGTAAATTCTATCGAGGAATTATGTTCACGGGTTGATGCTGTGATGCTTACCAGTGTAGATGGGCGTGTGCACCTTGAACAAGTAAAACCTATATTCGAAGCCAAAAAACGGGTTTTCATTGATAAACCACTTGCAGGTTCGTTAACAGACGCCATTAAAATTGCGAAGTTGGCTAAAGAACATAATGTCCCTTGGTTTACCAGTTCTTCTTATCGTTTTTATAAGGGCTTGACACAGATGTTAAAGCAAGATATTGGTCCAATACATACGGCCATCTCCTATGGCCCGTGTCATTTGGAGCCTCACCATCCTGATTTGTTCTGGTATGGGATACATCCGACAGAGGCTCTTTATACAGTGTTAGGTAGAGGTTGCGAAACGGTAACACGGGTCAGCACAGCTGATACGGATGTAGTTACAGGTGTTTGGAAGGATGGACGTGTTGGAGTTTTGGTTGGATTGCGGAAGGGAGATTTACCTCATCAAGTTATTGCTTTTGGAGAGAAGGGAACTGCACGCCAAGAGGAGGATAGTGATTTTTCACCGTTGGCTGAAGAAATTGTTAAATTTTTTAGAACTGGTGTACCGCCAGTAGACCCAGAAGAAAGTATCGAAATGTTTTTATTTATGGAATCTGCGGATGAAAGCAAACGTCAGGGAGGGAAACCTATTCGACTTGAAGAGGTCTTAGCAAATGCAGAAAAACAAATTGCTGAAGGGAAATAA
- a CDS encoding C45 family autoproteolytic acyltransferase/hydrolase: MNKTIHLHYLPYVVLSLLFVCLCQFHILAQDTQPVSEEAQWYHPEIIENPEVKLLATEGKGKLYQIGEHLLCVLEGTYKEMGFQQGKLLADRIENIMKKGYFVKALWNRNYTKEYAYEQSKRMAKHIPAEYLEEVQGIYEGVQSAGKKDITYEEVLLGSAVPEILHFPPDKPPSMPNSCSNFACWGRWTTDGRLIHGRNLDWTINADVQDDAVIIVWRPKGKKPYMMMTWAGAIGSVSGMSSNGITIGEMTLPSPNATFDGMPLLVTMRRVLEQEDLDSAVNVLVKGPQTSGWNFIVGDGKIPSARALEVDAKRVVVYTDNDPKESEETLHWSIIDAVRRTNHPINKDGLLDLAKHYGPEFNIKVENWEQLKLILPLLKSQNSFQRYDWLGKQITKTEKSVDIRKAIDMLANGPVFGDDTLHSFVFDPKNQVAYVSNAGNNPPVTATRRPFTKIDLKPWFK; encoded by the coding sequence ATGAACAAAACTATCCATCTCCATTATCTTCCTTATGTTGTGTTATCTTTACTGTTTGTATGTCTGTGTCAATTCCATATATTGGCTCAAGATACACAGCCAGTCTCTGAGGAAGCACAATGGTACCATCCTGAGATTATCGAAAATCCAGAAGTAAAACTTTTAGCCACTGAAGGTAAAGGGAAACTATATCAGATAGGGGAACACCTCCTTTGTGTATTGGAAGGTACATACAAAGAGATGGGCTTCCAACAGGGCAAGTTGCTTGCAGATAGAATAGAGAACATAATGAAAAAAGGATATTTTGTAAAGGCATTATGGAATAGAAACTACACAAAAGAATATGCTTATGAACAGTCAAAACGAATGGCAAAGCATATCCCTGCAGAATACCTTGAGGAAGTGCAGGGAATCTATGAAGGTGTGCAATCAGCGGGGAAAAAAGATATTACCTATGAGGAGGTTCTGTTAGGTTCAGCAGTGCCTGAAATATTACACTTTCCACCAGATAAACCGCCGAGCATGCCCAATAGTTGCTCCAATTTTGCGTGCTGGGGGAGATGGACCACGGATGGTAGACTTATTCATGGGAGGAATTTAGATTGGACTATTAATGCCGACGTTCAGGATGACGCTGTTATTATTGTCTGGCGTCCCAAAGGCAAAAAACCATACATGATGATGACCTGGGCAGGAGCAATTGGTAGTGTAAGTGGTATGAGTTCTAACGGTATAACCATTGGTGAAATGACACTGCCCAGCCCGAATGCCACCTTTGATGGAATGCCATTGCTGGTAACGATGCGTCGTGTATTAGAACAAGAAGATTTAGATTCTGCAGTTAATGTCCTTGTTAAAGGACCACAAACATCAGGTTGGAATTTCATCGTTGGTGATGGAAAAATCCCTTCCGCAAGAGCATTAGAAGTCGATGCTAAACGTGTCGTCGTTTACACCGATAACGACCCTAAAGAATCAGAAGAAACCTTGCATTGGAGTATTATAGATGCGGTGCGTAGAACAAACCATCCAATTAATAAAGATGGTTTACTGGATTTGGCAAAGCATTACGGTCCAGAATTTAATATTAAAGTTGAAAACTGGGAACAACTAAAACTTATTCTTCCTTTGCTGAAAAGTCAGAACTCATTCCAACGTTATGATTGGCTCGGAAAACAAATCACCAAAACAGAAAAGTCTGTGGACATCCGCAAAGCAATCGACATGCTTGCCAATGGACCTGTGTTTGGAGACGACACACTACACTCTTTCGTATTTGACCCTAAAAACCAGGTCGCCTATGTATCAAATGCAGGGAATAATCCACCAGTAACTGCTACACGCCGACCTTTTACAAAGATTGACCTAAAACCATGGTTTAAATAA
- a CDS encoding Gfo/Idh/MocA family oxidoreductase, which translates to MNRRTFLKCTLSAPLIIKSSVLGAQGTPPPSEQVTIGVIGLGGRSNELIKTLFQIPTARIISACDCFQPRLDSAMKAVGEKNGWHAYTHPIEMLDKEKLDAVIVPTTTHSRAWICAHALIRGIDTYIEKPMALTVEEGRALVKLARKHKRVTQVGTQQRSIPLNNWASDLVKNGAIGKVKKVISANFVSPLRWDENTQYPDSPYTNQPWWDLWTNQAVFRPYHEQIHRGWAKWWDYDGGGVSFGVTGWGAHAYDQIQRGLGTDLTGPVEVILEEQVENKPAGLFEQREIKPEETGAPYYPMTKDIQGPRAKVRMRYENGVELELYYDSDRGPGLGCIFVGENGSIEINRDAVSSDPPEILQRPDRPEKLSVPETQPHLEEFVQCVKTRKMCNTDVEIGHRSNTICILVNIVRDLGKVGEVLKWNPEKEKFINCKEGNAMLSRPRRKGYELPT; encoded by the coding sequence ATGAACAGACGTACTTTTTTAAAATGTACACTATCAGCACCACTTATTATTAAATCCTCTGTCTTAGGTGCTCAAGGAACACCGCCTCCTTCGGAACAAGTAACGATTGGTGTTATTGGTCTCGGAGGTCGGTCTAATGAATTAATAAAGACCCTTTTCCAAATTCCAACAGCACGTATCATATCTGCATGTGATTGTTTTCAACCTCGTTTAGATTCCGCAATGAAGGCAGTTGGTGAGAAGAATGGATGGCATGCATATACCCATCCAATAGAAATGTTGGATAAAGAAAAATTGGACGCGGTCATTGTACCAACTACGACCCATTCCCGTGCATGGATTTGTGCTCATGCTTTAATTCGTGGTATCGATACATATATAGAGAAACCGATGGCTCTTACAGTAGAAGAAGGAAGGGCACTTGTAAAGTTGGCTCGAAAACATAAAAGAGTAACACAGGTCGGAACCCAACAACGTTCCATCCCACTAAACAACTGGGCAAGCGACCTGGTTAAAAATGGTGCAATAGGTAAAGTGAAAAAAGTTATCTCTGCTAATTTCGTCAGTCCACTTCGCTGGGATGAAAATACACAGTATCCAGATTCGCCATATACAAATCAACCGTGGTGGGATTTGTGGACAAATCAGGCTGTATTCCGTCCGTACCACGAACAAATACATCGGGGTTGGGCAAAATGGTGGGATTATGATGGAGGCGGAGTCTCGTTTGGTGTTACGGGTTGGGGAGCACATGCCTATGACCAGATTCAGCGAGGATTAGGAACAGACCTTACAGGTCCTGTAGAGGTCATTTTAGAAGAACAAGTAGAAAATAAGCCAGCAGGTTTGTTTGAACAACGCGAAATTAAGCCAGAAGAAACTGGTGCCCCTTACTATCCAATGACAAAAGATATACAAGGACCAAGAGCCAAGGTGCGGATGCGATATGAAAATGGTGTGGAATTAGAACTCTATTACGATTCAGACCGAGGCCCTGGATTGGGCTGTATCTTTGTAGGAGAAAACGGTAGTATTGAGATTAACCGCGATGCAGTATCTTCGGACCCACCAGAAATTTTACAAAGACCTGATAGACCCGAAAAACTCTCTGTTCCAGAAACACAACCCCATCTTGAAGAATTTGTTCAATGTGTTAAAACACGCAAGATGTGTAATACAGATGTAGAAATAGGACACCGTAGTAATACAATTTGTATTTTAGTGAATATTGTCCGTGATTTAGGCAAAGTTGGCGAAGTCTTAAAATGGAATCCCGAAAAAGAAAAATTCATAAACTGTAAGGAAGGGAATGCTATGCTGTCCCGACCACGCAGAAAAGGTTACGAATTACCTACATAA
- a CDS encoding DUF1080 domain-containing protein, giving the protein MRNYNVFRLILSIIVLCIYIPYMSYANDKKDEFVSIFDGKTLNDWDGLPGWWWVENGAITSQSTQEKPCKNAHYLYWTGGEPEDFILKLEFRLENNNSGIQFRSEKRPDYDIWGYQADIDESGEWTGCLFQHDRWAVVKRGYKAWIDADGNRKEEQFKDPKELLSAVKFKDWNEYEIKAIGNHIELYINGKLMCEVFDDDKKYSRRKGFIALQMHPGPPMKVQFRNIRIKIIK; this is encoded by the coding sequence ATGAGAAACTATAACGTTTTTAGACTTATACTCTCTATTATTGTCCTTTGTATATATATCCCTTACATGTCGTATGCTAATGATAAAAAAGACGAATTTGTATCTATTTTTGATGGGAAAACCTTAAATGACTGGGATGGTTTACCAGGCTGGTGGTGGGTAGAAAATGGAGCCATCACAAGCCAAAGTACTCAGGAAAAACCTTGTAAAAACGCCCATTACCTATATTGGACAGGAGGAGAACCCGAAGACTTTATCCTGAAACTTGAATTTCGCTTGGAAAATAACAATTCTGGTATCCAATTTCGTAGCGAAAAGCGACCCGATTATGATATTTGGGGCTATCAGGCAGATATTGACGAATCTGGCGAGTGGACTGGCTGTCTATTTCAACATGACCGATGGGCTGTCGTAAAACGAGGATATAAAGCATGGATTGACGCCGATGGCAATCGTAAAGAGGAACAATTTAAGGACCCTAAAGAATTACTGTCCGCAGTGAAATTCAAGGATTGGAATGAATATGAAATCAAAGCCATCGGCAACCATATTGAACTTTATATCAATGGCAAACTTATGTGTGAGGTGTTCGACGACGACAAAAAATACTCTCGACGCAAAGGGTTTATTGCCCTTCAAATGCATCCAGGACCACCTATGAAAGTTCAATTCCGTAACATTAGAATAAAAATAATAAAATAA
- a CDS encoding IPT/TIG domain-containing protein encodes MKLFNALILIYLLFSLPVGLYAEDILVLTETKSVSGETVRLCKEVYRSGNGQLLYPQFFMTVPGKSVLDMFPLSNENQNQYVLFTLSMSGLLQNKYNDGFYYIHLENGITRDIKYFLTHPDWQIIKVYPYKKGEQLHFIVFEGKESEHISLGRALLFDLEDDKFIQTYDSEIPLPFAPDKICPLGDSGMYIVGKSGYLGIPQFCIVDTFLKMSRPLVLDELQKEYSIYDIAFFENQFLVMLLSFWDDSEQSGKKSEVYVIDTKSWSCITEPMSLLGAGTTNKSNIFVSNGGFWISTESPEDGFGYLTFARWNPVDGWNKELEYSFSGVEYGWIVSIQPQKEMASVAFGNRIELMGKPFQKSWVGKLDKQVTYLGWLSDNRLIIGSGGKLYYLDITDLSIKEWLTINSGWVSNILPLPSNIELPTPIDENKISIEKIQFQESLAGKETRAVLLNENSPNPISWSVSFLSNPVKWLSWYQEHGLNNDILYLTVIPYHQDWKDLSAWLRIEPILSETANNDVLQPTTKYLHVVLNKKIANPRKVLWIWGQNISDSFRDSKDPRGLKALGDLLAGLPFQFEHEEMSEPSIQNLLPYFQIAVIEAIAIANGVITIKDMLNYVSDGGNVLLLGDYWPQGDPHFFNYWLSSINAYYNPKQRVDGVFPVETNDILTSCWKDFSITGGGTLKCIPITKTIFPSTNHDIKNMKQVAFLTRSYGYGKIAILAGRTPINTQNLVNPLNRVFALQLFQWLSQADTNYADVDGDGLEDLLEDRNQNGVYDIGETHPLKCDTDRDGIPDGLEDLNHNGIWDTDETDPTCEDSDGDNIWDGADVQVILAPNKVIISRLDPANAPAEGGNLIFIQGRNFSTDTQFCFGTRPSPLVRILSPEFAMAVAPEYPINRGGKTFVYAIRGSDQTTMSPKKPFIYEPKNEVIVSMSSITDEKTNNVIYGGVRFEIIPPSKKYLQRVNILLRISKTSSPQIKPITKDKNCNITLNRIKDDWCLLKVEIKKERLMRNPIIFDIYTSEQIESEEPVKQFKPEIIKIWAETLFNGKFIVKFEDKTLVSQE; translated from the coding sequence ATGAAGTTGTTTAATGCTTTAATTTTAATATATCTACTTTTCTCTTTACCAGTAGGACTATACGCAGAGGATATCCTCGTTTTAACTGAGACAAAATCAGTGTCAGGTGAGACAGTCCGTTTATGCAAGGAAGTATATCGGTCGGGAAATGGGCAACTTTTATATCCGCAATTCTTCATGACTGTACCTGGCAAAAGTGTATTAGATATGTTTCCTCTATCCAATGAAAACCAAAATCAATATGTTTTATTTACATTATCCATGAGTGGATTATTACAAAATAAATATAATGATGGTTTTTACTATATACATTTGGAAAATGGGATAACCAGAGATATAAAATATTTTTTAACTCACCCTGATTGGCAGATTATTAAAGTATATCCTTATAAGAAAGGAGAGCAGTTACATTTTATTGTATTTGAGGGAAAAGAATCTGAACACATATCACTTGGTAGGGCTCTTTTATTCGACTTAGAGGATGACAAGTTTATACAAACTTATGATTCCGAGATTCCATTACCTTTCGCCCCAGATAAAATATGTCCTTTAGGGGATAGTGGGATGTATATAGTCGGGAAATCGGGATACTTAGGAATTCCGCAATTTTGCATCGTTGACACGTTTCTGAAAATGAGTCGCCCTTTAGTATTGGATGAATTACAAAAGGAATATTCGATATATGACATCGCCTTCTTTGAAAATCAATTTTTAGTGATGTTGCTTTCATTTTGGGATGATAGTGAACAAAGTGGCAAGAAAAGTGAGGTGTATGTAATAGATACAAAATCATGGTCTTGTATCACAGAACCTATGTCCCTTTTAGGAGCAGGGACAACTAACAAATCCAACATATTTGTATCGAATGGAGGTTTCTGGATTAGCACCGAATCTCCTGAAGATGGGTTTGGCTATTTAACATTCGCAAGATGGAATCCCGTTGACGGTTGGAATAAAGAGTTGGAGTACTCGTTTAGTGGGGTAGAATATGGTTGGATTGTGAGTATTCAACCCCAAAAAGAGATGGCTAGTGTCGCATTTGGTAACCGCATCGAACTCATGGGCAAACCATTCCAAAAATCTTGGGTCGGGAAGTTAGATAAACAGGTTACCTATTTGGGATGGTTATCTGACAATAGGCTTATCATTGGCAGTGGCGGAAAATTATATTATCTTGACATTACCGACCTATCTATAAAAGAATGGCTTACTATAAATTCAGGATGGGTCTCTAATATTTTACCTCTTCCCTCAAACATAGAATTGCCAACACCCATCGATGAAAACAAAATATCAATAGAAAAAATACAATTTCAGGAAAGTCTTGCAGGGAAAGAAACTCGAGCAGTCCTACTAAACGAAAACAGCCCTAACCCTATATCCTGGTCTGTGTCTTTCTTAAGTAACCCAGTAAAGTGGTTAAGTTGGTACCAAGAACATGGGTTAAATAATGATATTTTATATCTTACCGTGATTCCTTATCATCAGGATTGGAAAGATCTATCAGCATGGCTTCGTATTGAACCTATATTAAGCGAAACTGCAAATAATGACGTTTTACAACCAACAACGAAATATCTCCATGTCGTTTTGAATAAAAAAATTGCAAATCCCCGTAAAGTATTATGGATATGGGGACAGAACATTTCTGATTCTTTCCGTGATAGTAAAGACCCACGAGGCTTGAAAGCGTTAGGTGATTTATTGGCAGGACTTCCGTTCCAGTTTGAGCATGAGGAGATGTCAGAACCTTCTATTCAAAACTTACTGCCCTATTTTCAAATCGCTGTTATCGAGGCAATAGCAATTGCAAATGGCGTTATTACCATAAAGGATATGTTAAACTATGTGTCGGATGGAGGCAATGTATTGCTTCTTGGCGATTATTGGCCTCAAGGTGACCCTCACTTCTTTAATTATTGGCTATCGAGTATAAATGCTTATTACAATCCTAAGCAACGGGTCGATGGTGTATTCCCTGTAGAAACAAATGATATACTTACCTCATGCTGGAAAGACTTTTCCATCACTGGTGGTGGTACTCTCAAATGCATTCCTATAACAAAAACGATATTCCCTTCTACAAATCATGATATAAAAAATATGAAACAAGTAGCATTTCTCACCAGAAGTTATGGCTATGGGAAAATAGCCATTTTAGCGGGAAGAACACCTATTAATACCCAAAACCTTGTTAACCCCTTGAATAGAGTATTTGCATTACAATTATTTCAGTGGCTATCCCAAGCCGATACGAACTATGCTGACGTTGATGGCGATGGATTAGAAGACTTACTTGAAGACCGAAATCAAAACGGTGTGTACGACATAGGTGAAACACATCCTTTAAAATGCGATACGGACAGAGATGGCATTCCTGATGGTCTGGAAGACCTTAACCATAATGGTATTTGGGACACCGATGAGACGGATCCAACCTGTGAAGATAGCGATGGGGATAATATCTGGGATGGGGCTGATGTGCAGGTTATCCTTGCACCCAATAAGGTCATCATTTCTCGTTTAGACCCTGCTAATGCTCCTGCGGAAGGAGGTAATCTTATCTTCATTCAAGGGAGAAATTTTTCGACTGATACACAGTTTTGTTTTGGTACCCGACCTTCACCACTTGTTCGTATTTTGTCACCTGAATTTGCAATGGCTGTAGCACCCGAATACCCTATTAATAGAGGTGGCAAAACCTTTGTCTATGCAATCCGAGGCTCAGACCAAACAACTATGAGCCCTAAAAAACCATTTATATATGAACCAAAAAATGAAGTCATTGTTTCTATGTCTTCAATAACAGATGAGAAAACCAACAACGTTATCTATGGAGGTGTTAGGTTTGAAATCATACCTCCTTCGAAGAAATATCTTCAACGGGTAAACATCTTATTGCGAATTAGCAAGACATCGTCACCTCAAATTAAACCAATAACTAAAGATAAAAATTGTAACATCACATTAAACAGAATTAAGGATGATTGGTGTTTACTAAAAGTTGAAATAAAAAAAGAGAGATTAATGCGTAACCCAATAATCTTTGATATTTATACCTCTGAACAGATAGAGTCTGAAGAACCTGTAAAACAGTTTAAGCCAGAAATTATCAAGATATGGGCTGAAACCCTATTCAATGGAAAGTTTATTGTAAAATTTGAGGATAAAACATTAGTTTCACAGGAATAA
- a CDS encoding DNA internalization-related competence protein ComEC/Rec2, translating into MLINRHLVVACGGFVTGFILAEFQWINWYICVLTFILSLFLCFGKHRFQSYDEIWIFILFFSVGSITYLSNPFPKEGDALFQWLKQNPVNTRVEVEGYVVKNEPFNADSPELRFILQVLRVKNSRGTWTDMKGKMSVDCKNITHPIYVHTKLRVVGKPNIYLSPNNLSLYNYEDYLHSQMVFSKIQTSGKQLKILHEYHISPLFWISKLQQYLYGRFIKYSPSSTVDIAHAIWLGDRSGLSFEEKQQFVRTGTIHILAISGLHIGLLYWCIRKLWQIIVPFKEKGAGIFALIVCFLYTIMSGAHGSSLRALLMLSIYEIYVICKREGDILSSLSLTALLLFTFNPDCIRDVGTQMSFMAVASIILFDKPISKLFRFLPWTLRSYVTVVISAQILLLPLLMKFNTQVNFLSPLINLLVVPLVGIYLISSVGGVITIFLPGIPYLFFYSSSLSLLLIQWICSFGSSVSQTIIYLSHPTYIGVLVYFVTSYFLYRYLRTFKRRDLLFLLSSCVILWFTWSGLYLNKGGFVHLLDVGHGDAIVITTPEGEHLLFDSGTEDKGRAIVVPFLHAQGIRKLDYVIASHADEDHIGGLIPIIETYQVDNFLYGEGFETNPLGMELLERIKMIKCSILKLEAGKRIYLKKGWLDVLYAGKVAYIETNYNSVVVKFCYDNFTTLLTGDFPAEIAKKELQPDKFSAHILKLPHHGLKNSLNRDFLEMVKPQAVVISCNGFHRNFGMRAEIKELLEQYHVPYWRTDYHGGICIHFTLNDVSILGARHVKGYTLQPR; encoded by the coding sequence ATGTTAATCAACAGGCATTTAGTTGTTGCATGCGGAGGGTTTGTTACTGGCTTTATCCTCGCTGAATTCCAGTGGATTAACTGGTATATCTGTGTTTTAACTTTTATTCTCAGCCTGTTTTTATGTTTTGGAAAACATAGATTTCAATCCTATGATGAGATTTGGATATTTATTCTTTTCTTCTCAGTGGGTTCTATTACATACCTTTCTAATCCTTTCCCGAAAGAGGGGGATGCCTTGTTTCAGTGGTTAAAACAAAACCCGGTCAATACTCGCGTTGAAGTGGAAGGATATGTGGTTAAGAATGAACCTTTTAATGCTGACTCTCCTGAGCTTCGATTTATATTGCAAGTTCTCCGTGTTAAAAATAGCCGTGGCACATGGACAGATATGAAGGGTAAGATGTCGGTTGACTGTAAGAATATTACACATCCTATATATGTTCATACAAAACTTAGAGTGGTTGGAAAACCTAATATCTATTTAAGTCCTAACAATCTCTCCCTATACAACTATGAGGATTATCTACATTCACAGATGGTTTTCTCAAAAATTCAGACATCGGGAAAACAACTTAAAATTCTGCATGAATACCACATCTCTCCTCTCTTCTGGATTTCTAAACTTCAACAATACCTTTATGGGCGGTTTATAAAATATTCTCCATCATCTACGGTAGATATAGCCCATGCTATCTGGTTAGGCGACCGAAGTGGTTTAAGTTTTGAAGAAAAACAGCAGTTTGTTAGAACAGGAACAATACACATCCTTGCTATTTCTGGATTACATATTGGACTTTTGTATTGGTGCATTCGCAAGTTATGGCAGATAATCGTTCCATTTAAGGAGAAAGGTGCAGGCATCTTTGCCCTGATAGTTTGCTTTTTATACACCATAATGAGTGGGGCGCATGGTTCGTCATTAAGGGCTTTGTTAATGTTGAGCATTTACGAGATATATGTTATTTGTAAACGGGAGGGAGATATTCTATCCTCTCTTTCCCTCACAGCCCTTCTTTTGTTTACATTTAATCCTGATTGCATTCGCGACGTAGGAACACAGATGTCATTTATGGCAGTAGCATCTATTATATTATTTGATAAGCCGATATCCAAGTTGTTTAGATTTTTACCATGGACACTTAGGTCCTATGTGACAGTTGTTATATCTGCACAAATTCTTCTACTTCCACTACTGATGAAATTCAATACACAAGTAAATTTTCTCTCTCCATTAATTAATCTTTTAGTTGTACCTCTTGTTGGTATTTATCTTATATCAAGTGTAGGAGGAGTTATTACCATTTTTCTTCCTGGTATTCCTTACCTCTTTTTCTATTCCAGTTCCCTCTCCCTGTTATTAATACAATGGATATGCTCCTTTGGCAGTTCGGTTTCGCAAACGATCATTTATTTGTCTCATCCAACATATATAGGTGTTTTAGTATACTTTGTCACCTCCTATTTCTTATATCGATATTTAAGGACTTTCAAAAGGAGAGACCTGCTTTTTCTTTTATCTTCGTGTGTTATCCTATGGTTCACGTGGAGTGGGCTATACTTAAACAAAGGAGGCTTTGTTCATCTGCTTGATGTTGGACATGGAGATGCTATTGTAATTACAACACCTGAGGGTGAACATCTACTTTTTGATAGTGGAACAGAAGATAAGGGACGGGCGATAGTTGTTCCATTTCTCCATGCCCAAGGGATTCGTAAACTTGATTATGTTATTGCGTCACATGCAGATGAAGACCATATTGGTGGGTTAATACCTATTATTGAAACCTATCAAGTTGATAATTTCCTTTATGGTGAAGGTTTTGAAACAAATCCATTAGGTATGGAACTACTGGAAAGAATTAAAATGATTAAATGCTCAATTTTAAAATTAGAAGCAGGCAAGCGGATATATCTTAAAAAAGGTTGGCTCGATGTCCTTTATGCTGGTAAAGTCGCTTATATAGAGACAAATTACAATTCCGTCGTTGTGAAGTTTTGCTATGATAATTTTACAACTTTATTGACAGGCGATTTTCCAGCAGAGATTGCTAAAAAGGAATTGCAACCAGATAAATTTTCAGCACACATTTTAAAATTACCGCATCATGGTCTGAAAAACTCTTTAAATAGGGACTTTCTTGAGATGGTAAAACCGCAGGCAGTGGTGATTTCTTGCAATGGATTTCATCGAAATTTTGGGATGCGAGCTGAAATAAAGGAATTGTTAGAACAATATCACGTCCCTTATTGGCGGACAGACTATCATGGTGGAATCTGTATTCATTTTACCCTTAATGACGTTTCTATTTTAGGAGCCCGTCATGTAAAAGGTTATACATTACAACCAAGATAA